A single region of the Solwaraspora sp. WMMD406 genome encodes:
- a CDS encoding GNAT family N-acetyltransferase, protein MPVTLRPAHLDDVIPVGYLHHRSRRDAYRGIVSDEALTAVSAESTAGWWVERWTYERHTHLLTVAEHDGHLVGFSYLGPHEDGDPHLGELYAIHVDPARLRTGIGRLLIHHARTALRDQGHDHAVLWVLTANTQARRFYERDGWSPDGPRRESWIGPAATEQLRYRRQLR, encoded by the coding sequence GTGCCCGTCACCTTACGCCCGGCCCATCTCGACGACGTCATTCCGGTCGGCTACCTGCACCACCGGTCCCGCCGCGACGCCTACCGGGGGATCGTCTCCGACGAGGCCCTCACCGCTGTCTCGGCCGAGTCGACCGCCGGATGGTGGGTCGAACGGTGGACCTACGAACGGCACACCCACCTGCTCACCGTCGCCGAACACGACGGACACCTCGTCGGCTTCAGCTACCTGGGTCCGCACGAGGACGGCGACCCACACCTCGGCGAACTGTACGCGATCCACGTCGATCCGGCGCGTCTGCGCACCGGCATCGGTCGGCTGCTGATCCACCACGCCCGCACGGCGCTGCGCGACCAAGGCCACGACCACGCGGTGCTCTGGGTGCTGACCGCGAACACCCAGGCCCGACGCTTCTACGAACGCGACGGCTGGTCCCCGGACGGGCCCCGGCGGGAAAGCTGGATCGGCCCGGCCGCCACCGAGCAGCTACGTTACCGCCGTCAGCTGCGCTGA
- a CDS encoding amidase, whose protein sequence is MHDIVPTWVGTTARQIARAVRRGDASATQVVADHLDHVARVDPLVSAFRTVRGGEAIVEAEKVDEQEDLANLPLAGVPVAVKENTPVAGLPTWRGSAAARTEVAEDDHEVVRRLRGAGAVVLGVTRMPEFGLWATTDDPTAASRNPWDVTRTPGGSSGGAAAAVASGMVPIAHGNDGFGSIRIPAACCGLLGLKPGRDVVPRQLGADDWFGLTEHGILAGCVVDAATGFAVLAGRRPEKLVQPDRLRVAVSLTAPVAGIRLDAPNRDAVAATARRLTEAGHDVATVDLRYPAALGLRGLATWFAAAAGDAAVKDAAAGRAGGRDLQPRTRRHVALGRWARRRGYVREADRAGWRERMLGFFADQRADVLLTPALASTPPAALGWSGRSWAANMLSCIRYAPYAAPWNMAGLPALVVPAGLRPDGLPVGVQLVGPPGSELLLLAVAGQLELLAPWPRHAPSWPRPAATVS, encoded by the coding sequence GTGCACGACATCGTACCGACCTGGGTCGGAACCACCGCCCGGCAGATCGCCCGCGCCGTACGACGTGGTGACGCCTCCGCGACCCAGGTGGTGGCCGACCACCTCGACCACGTCGCCCGGGTGGACCCGCTGGTGTCGGCGTTCCGGACGGTACGCGGCGGCGAGGCGATCGTCGAAGCGGAGAAGGTCGACGAGCAGGAGGACCTGGCCAACCTGCCGCTGGCCGGGGTGCCGGTGGCGGTCAAGGAGAACACCCCGGTCGCCGGGCTGCCCACCTGGCGTGGTTCGGCCGCCGCGCGGACCGAGGTCGCCGAGGACGACCATGAGGTCGTCCGGCGGTTGCGCGGCGCGGGCGCCGTGGTACTCGGCGTGACCCGGATGCCGGAGTTCGGGCTCTGGGCGACCACCGACGACCCGACCGCGGCGAGCCGTAACCCGTGGGACGTGACCCGTACCCCCGGCGGCTCCTCCGGCGGGGCGGCGGCCGCCGTCGCCAGCGGCATGGTGCCGATCGCCCACGGAAATGACGGATTCGGCTCGATCCGGATCCCGGCAGCCTGCTGCGGCCTGCTCGGGCTCAAGCCCGGCCGCGACGTGGTACCCCGCCAGCTCGGTGCCGACGACTGGTTCGGCCTTACCGAGCACGGCATCCTGGCCGGTTGCGTGGTGGACGCGGCCACCGGATTCGCGGTGCTCGCCGGCCGGCGTCCGGAGAAGCTGGTCCAGCCCGACCGGTTGCGGGTCGCGGTCTCGCTCACCGCACCGGTGGCCGGAATCCGGCTCGACGCGCCGAACCGGGACGCCGTGGCCGCGACGGCCCGCCGGCTGACCGAGGCCGGACACGACGTGGCAACGGTCGACCTGCGCTATCCGGCCGCGCTGGGCCTGCGGGGTCTGGCCACCTGGTTCGCCGCCGCCGCCGGGGACGCTGCCGTCAAGGACGCCGCCGCCGGCCGTGCCGGCGGGCGGGACCTGCAACCCCGTACCCGCCGACACGTCGCGCTGGGCCGGTGGGCGCGGCGGCGCGGGTACGTGCGGGAAGCCGACCGGGCCGGCTGGCGGGAACGGATGCTCGGGTTCTTCGCCGACCAGCGGGCCGACGTCCTGCTCACCCCGGCGTTGGCCAGTACACCGCCGGCGGCGCTCGGCTGGTCCGGTCGGTCCTGGGCGGCCAACATGCTGAGCTGCATCCGGTACGCCCCGTACGCCGCCCCGTGGAACATGGCTGGTCTGCCGGCGCTGGTGGTGCCCGCCGGCCTGCGCCCGGACGGTCTGCCGGTCGGGGTGCAGCTGGTCGGACCGCCCGGTTCGGAACTGCTGCTGCTCGCCGTGGCCGGCCAGTTGGAGCTGCTCGCGCCGTGGCCCCGGCACGCGCCGTCCTGGCCCCGGCCCGCCGCCACGGTCAGCTGA
- a CDS encoding cystathionine gamma-synthase, whose protein sequence is MTYGFETVAIHAGQEPEARTGAVVPPIYQTSTYAQDEVGAPRAGYEYSRSGNPTRDALQECLAALEGGRSALAFASGLAAEDTLLRAVCRPGDHVVIPDDAYGGTFRLFSRVAERWGMSWTAARISDVDAVRAAVEPGRTRMIWVETPTNPLLGIADIAALAAVAHDHRALLVVDNTFASPYLQQPIALGADVVVHSTTKYLGGHSDVVGGALITGDAELGAELAYHQNAMGAVNGPFDAWLTLRGIKTLGVRMDRHCDNAERIVEFLEHHPAVGQVLYPGHPEHPGHETAAKQMRRFGGMISFRAAGGEADAVRICNRARLFVLAESLGGVESLIEHPGRMTHASAAGSALEVPGDLVRLSVGIETVDDLLADLEQALSANNAA, encoded by the coding sequence ATGACATACGGGTTCGAGACGGTCGCCATCCACGCCGGTCAGGAGCCGGAGGCCCGTACCGGAGCGGTGGTCCCGCCGATCTACCAGACCAGCACCTACGCCCAGGACGAGGTCGGTGCTCCCCGCGCCGGCTACGAGTACAGCAGGTCGGGCAACCCGACCCGCGACGCACTGCAGGAATGCCTCGCGGCACTCGAAGGCGGTCGGTCGGCGCTGGCCTTCGCCAGCGGCCTGGCTGCCGAGGACACCCTGCTGCGCGCCGTCTGCCGGCCGGGCGACCACGTCGTCATCCCCGACGACGCGTACGGCGGAACGTTCCGGCTCTTCTCCCGGGTCGCCGAGCGGTGGGGGATGTCCTGGACCGCCGCGCGGATCTCCGACGTCGACGCGGTCCGCGCGGCGGTCGAACCCGGCCGGACCCGGATGATCTGGGTGGAGACGCCGACCAACCCGCTGCTCGGCATCGCCGACATCGCCGCTCTCGCCGCCGTCGCCCACGACCACCGGGCGTTGCTCGTCGTCGACAACACCTTCGCCTCGCCGTACCTGCAGCAACCGATCGCGCTCGGTGCCGACGTCGTGGTCCACTCGACCACGAAGTACCTCGGCGGTCACTCCGACGTGGTCGGTGGCGCGCTGATCACCGGCGACGCCGAGCTGGGTGCCGAACTGGCCTACCACCAGAACGCGATGGGCGCGGTCAACGGACCGTTCGACGCCTGGTTGACCCTTCGGGGGATCAAGACCCTCGGCGTACGGATGGACCGGCACTGCGACAACGCCGAGCGGATCGTGGAGTTCCTCGAGCACCACCCGGCGGTCGGCCAGGTGCTCTATCCCGGACACCCGGAACACCCGGGACACGAGACGGCGGCCAAACAGATGCGCCGGTTCGGCGGGATGATCTCGTTCCGGGCCGCCGGCGGCGAGGCCGACGCGGTACGGATCTGCAACCGGGCCAGACTGTTCGTGCTCGCCGAGTCGTTGGGCGGGGTGGAGTCGCTGATCGAGCATCCTGGACGGATGACCCACGCGAGTGCCGCCGGCTCGGCTCTTGAAGTCCCCGGTGACCTTGTGCGACTGTCAGTCGGCATCGAGACCGTCGACGATCTCCTGGCCGACCTGGAGCAGGCGCTGAGCGCGAATAACGCCGCGTAG
- a CDS encoding cystathionine beta-synthase, translating to MRYHDNVVELIGNTPLVRLRNVTAGISATVLAKVEYFNPGGSVKDRIALRMVEAAEKAGLLKPGGTIVEPTSGNTGIGLALVAQLKGYSCVFVCPDKVSEDKQNVLRAYGARVVVCPTAVAPEDPRSYYQVSDRLAAEIPGAWKPDQYANPANTQSHYEDTGPELWEQTAGRITHFVAGVGTGGTVSGIGRYLKEVSAGAVRVIGADPEGSVYSGGSGRPYLVEGVGEDFWPANYDRSICDEIVEVSDQESFALTRRLAREEGLLVGGSCGMAAAAALRVARQAGPDDVVVVLLPDGGRGYLSKIFNDEWMARYGFLESEGAEPTVADVLAAKPGGLPEMVHVHPTETVRDAIDYMREYGISQLPVLKAEPPVVTGEVAGSIAERDLLDALFSGKAQLYDTIERHMGEPLPVVGGGQPVRDAVALLAHSDAALVLVDGKPRGVLTRQDLLAHLGNASG from the coding sequence GTGCGTTACCACGACAACGTCGTCGAACTCATCGGCAACACCCCGCTGGTACGGCTGCGTAACGTCACCGCCGGGATCTCCGCGACGGTGCTCGCCAAGGTCGAGTACTTCAACCCGGGCGGTTCGGTCAAGGACCGGATCGCGCTGCGGATGGTCGAGGCGGCCGAGAAGGCCGGGCTGCTCAAGCCGGGCGGCACGATCGTCGAGCCCACCAGCGGCAACACCGGGATCGGCTTGGCGCTGGTCGCTCAGCTCAAGGGCTATTCGTGTGTCTTCGTCTGCCCAGACAAGGTCAGCGAGGACAAGCAGAACGTGTTGCGCGCGTACGGTGCCCGGGTGGTGGTCTGTCCGACGGCGGTCGCTCCGGAGGATCCCCGGTCGTACTACCAGGTGTCCGACCGGCTGGCCGCGGAAATCCCCGGCGCGTGGAAGCCGGACCAGTACGCCAACCCGGCGAACACGCAGTCGCACTACGAGGACACCGGACCGGAGCTGTGGGAGCAGACCGCAGGCCGGATCACGCACTTCGTGGCCGGGGTCGGGACCGGCGGCACGGTCTCCGGGATCGGCCGTTACCTCAAGGAGGTCTCCGCCGGAGCGGTCCGGGTGATCGGCGCCGATCCGGAGGGTTCGGTCTATTCCGGCGGCTCGGGCCGGCCGTACCTGGTGGAGGGAGTGGGAGAGGATTTCTGGCCGGCGAACTACGACCGGTCCATCTGCGACGAGATCGTCGAGGTGTCCGATCAGGAGTCGTTCGCGTTGACCCGCCGGCTGGCCCGCGAGGAGGGTCTGCTGGTCGGTGGTTCCTGCGGGATGGCGGCCGCGGCGGCGTTGCGGGTCGCCCGTCAGGCGGGCCCGGACGACGTCGTGGTGGTGCTGCTGCCGGATGGTGGACGCGGCTACCTGTCCAAGATATTCAACGACGAGTGGATGGCGCGGTACGGGTTCCTGGAGTCCGAGGGGGCGGAACCGACGGTCGCCGATGTCCTCGCCGCCAAGCCGGGCGGGCTGCCGGAGATGGTGCACGTCCACCCGACCGAGACGGTCCGGGACGCGATCGACTACATGCGCGAGTACGGGATCTCGCAATTGCCGGTGCTCAAGGCGGAACCACCGGTGGTGACCGGTGAGGTAGCCGGATCGATCGCCGAGCGGGATCTGTTGGACGCGTTGTTCAGCGGCAAGGCGCAGCTGTACGACACGATCGAGCGGCACATGGGAGAGCCGTTGCCGGTGGTCGGCGGCGGCCAACCGGTCCGCGACGCGGTGGCGCTGCTGGCGCATTCGGACGCCGCCCTGGTCCTGGTGGACGGGAAGCCGCGCGGCGTGCTCACGCGTCAGGACCTGCTTGCGCATCTTGGGAACGCTTCCGGCTAA
- a CDS encoding YkvA family protein, which produces MARTLKRAAAFTALGRALTAGARGGPSLGRRISALPRMVRATMRGEYDGGLRLALMTAAVAYVASPIDLVPEAFLLLLGLADDALVVTWLAGTVLAETERFLEWEARRDTVVPGQVVG; this is translated from the coding sequence ATGGCCAGGACACTCAAGCGGGCGGCGGCGTTCACCGCCCTGGGACGAGCGCTCACCGCTGGTGCCCGTGGCGGCCCGTCGCTGGGGCGGCGGATCTCGGCGCTGCCGAGGATGGTCAGAGCGACCATGCGGGGGGAGTACGACGGCGGGCTGCGGTTGGCCCTGATGACCGCCGCTGTCGCCTACGTCGCCTCACCGATCGATCTGGTTCCCGAGGCGTTTCTGCTGCTGCTCGGGCTGGCCGACGACGCGTTGGTGGTGACCTGGCTGGCCGGCACCGTCCTCGCCGAAACCGAGCGATTCCTGGAGTGGGAGGCCCGGCGGGACACCGTGGTGCCGGGGCAGGTCGTCGGTTGA
- a CDS encoding SGNH/GDSL hydrolase family protein, with product MAAFGAGAGAAAAVTAAGVLYSQAKQARRIIPLAEAPPPRGDGLYGARLPGQPLVLAVLGDSSAAGYGVHRPRETPGALLANGISRRLRRPVKLHRLAVVGARSVGLIPQVEAALELRPDLAVILIGGNDVTARTPVDVAVGHLVDAVRQLRTADAEVVVGTCPDLGAIEPIKPPLRWLARRWSRQLAAAQTVAVVEEGAWSVSLGDLLGPRFAAEPTRLYSWDRFHPSAEGYAMAAAVLLPAALGALGASTASRTAVAGREKVRTLPQAAQEAVRHAGTEVRGTQVGGRDRGPAGRWARLRRRPRLSGRSWQATALRWLFGPPGIDREADNRTPAVPSSEERLSGVTPES from the coding sequence ATGGCAGCGTTCGGCGCCGGAGCGGGCGCGGCGGCCGCGGTGACCGCGGCGGGCGTGCTCTACAGCCAGGCCAAGCAGGCCCGACGGATCATTCCGCTGGCCGAGGCACCGCCCCCGCGTGGCGACGGGCTCTACGGTGCCCGGCTGCCGGGACAGCCACTCGTCCTGGCGGTGCTGGGTGATTCGTCGGCCGCCGGCTACGGCGTCCACCGGCCCCGCGAGACTCCGGGGGCGCTGCTCGCGAACGGGATCTCCCGTCGACTGCGCCGGCCGGTCAAGCTCCACCGACTGGCCGTCGTCGGTGCCCGCTCGGTGGGACTGATCCCGCAGGTGGAAGCCGCGTTGGAGCTTCGGCCCGACCTCGCGGTGATCCTGATCGGCGGCAACGACGTCACGGCCCGCACGCCGGTGGACGTCGCGGTCGGCCATCTCGTGGACGCGGTACGTCAACTGCGTACGGCCGACGCCGAAGTGGTCGTCGGCACCTGCCCGGATCTCGGTGCGATCGAGCCCATCAAGCCCCCGCTGCGCTGGCTGGCCCGACGATGGAGTCGCCAGCTGGCGGCGGCGCAGACCGTGGCGGTCGTCGAGGAAGGTGCCTGGTCGGTTTCGCTCGGCGACCTGCTGGGTCCCCGCTTCGCCGCCGAACCCACCCGACTGTATTCGTGGGACCGGTTCCACCCATCGGCGGAGGGCTACGCGATGGCCGCCGCCGTACTGCTGCCAGCGGCGCTCGGCGCGCTCGGCGCGAGCACGGCTTCCCGGACCGCTGTGGCCGGGCGGGAAAAGGTCCGCACGCTGCCGCAGGCCGCCCAGGAGGCGGTCCGGCACGCCGGCACCGAGGTACGCGGGACTCAGGTGGGCGGTCGAGACCGGGGCCCGGCGGGGCGCTGGGCCCGGCTGCGGCGTCGGCCCCGGTTGTCCGGCCGCTCCTGGCAGGCGACGGCGCTACGGTGGCTGTTCGGGCCGCCGGGGATCGATCGGGAAGCCGACAACCGTACTCCGGCCGTACCCTCGAGTGAGGAACGGCTCTCCGGCGTGACTCCGGAGAGCTGA
- a CDS encoding DUF4307 domain-containing protein, protein MTDTSATTTPTTPVFPPSSTTAPVFPAGRYGRRRAPRRRRPWVTALLATVAVLAATAVAARLYTLYGDPAYDPEVITYTDVTEEQILIDFAVTVPPGGSAVCLVRARSRDGAEVGRAEVTVAAQPGERLVRTTYRLETDSRAFLGEVPRCRPAD, encoded by the coding sequence GTGACCGACACTTCCGCCACAACCACACCGACCACGCCGGTGTTCCCTCCGTCCTCGACGACCGCGCCGGTCTTTCCCGCCGGCAGGTACGGCCGGCGACGCGCGCCGCGTCGCCGTCGCCCGTGGGTGACCGCGCTGCTCGCGACGGTCGCCGTCCTGGCCGCGACGGCAGTGGCCGCCCGGCTGTACACGCTCTACGGCGACCCCGCCTACGACCCCGAGGTGATCACCTACACCGACGTCACCGAGGAGCAGATCCTGATCGACTTCGCGGTCACCGTACCCCCGGGTGGGTCCGCCGTGTGTCTGGTCCGCGCCCGCTCGCGCGACGGTGCCGAGGTCGGCCGGGCCGAGGTCACCGTGGCGGCGCAACCGGGCGAACGACTGGTCAGGACCACATACCGGCTGGAGACCGACAGTCGTGCTTTTCTCGGCGAAGTGCCCCGCTGTCGGCCGGCCGACTGA
- the greA gene encoding transcription elongation factor GreA gives MSTTDREAPATWLSQDAYDRLQAELNELIAGRTAIAAEINARREEGDLRENGGYHAAREEQGKQEARIRYLQELLRTAQVGEAPNADRIAPGTVVTIHFDDDPQDTETFLLGSREISSTTDLTVYSPESALGKAILGARQGQTVTYTAPSGADIKVTIDKFEPFAG, from the coding sequence GTGTCCACGACCGACCGCGAGGCGCCCGCCACCTGGCTGTCCCAGGACGCGTACGACCGGCTCCAGGCCGAGCTCAACGAGCTGATCGCCGGACGGACGGCGATAGCCGCCGAGATCAACGCCCGGCGTGAGGAAGGTGACCTCCGCGAGAACGGCGGCTACCACGCCGCTCGTGAGGAGCAGGGCAAACAAGAGGCACGGATCCGCTATCTGCAGGAACTCCTGCGCACCGCGCAGGTCGGTGAAGCACCCAACGCCGACCGGATCGCGCCGGGGACCGTCGTCACCATCCACTTCGACGACGACCCGCAGGACACCGAGACGTTCCTGCTCGGTTCGCGAGAGATCTCCTCGACCACCGACCTCACGGTCTACAGCCCGGAATCCGCCCTCGGGAAGGCGATTCTCGGCGCCCGCCAAGGGCAGACCGTCACCTACACCGCCCCCAGCGGTGCCGACATCAAGGTCACCATCGACAAGTTCGAACCGTTCGCCGGCTAG
- the ilvA gene encoding threonine ammonia-lyase: MTDLIGLPDVLAAREVLSSVVRVTPLEPSRPLTAALDGPVWLKCENLQRAGSYKVRGAYLRISRLTADQRRRGVVAASAGNHAQGVALAAGLLETAATVFMPVGAPLPKVTATKNYGARVEFAGTTVDEALVAARAFADDTGAILIHPFDHPDVIAGQGTVALEILDQCPEVATIVTSVGGGGLVSGIAVAAKAINPAVRVIGVQAASAAAYPASLAAGAPVRLDHFVTIADGIAVGRPGDLTFAHVEQLVDEIVTVTEEDISRALLMLLERGKQVVEPAGAAGVAALLAGVVRPQTPVVAVLSGGNIDPLLLLRVIEHGLAAAGRYLRFTVRCGDSPGQLATLLSLIAERRANVVDVEHQRRNPRLRFGEVEVELSVETRGPEHSAALVDELRGHGYQVTFAATGAAGVAGD; this comes from the coding sequence ATGACGGATCTGATCGGCCTGCCCGACGTACTCGCTGCCCGGGAAGTGTTGAGCTCGGTGGTCCGGGTGACGCCGCTGGAGCCGTCGCGCCCGTTGACCGCCGCGCTGGACGGACCGGTCTGGCTCAAGTGCGAGAACCTCCAGCGCGCCGGCTCCTACAAGGTACGCGGCGCCTACCTGCGCATCTCCCGGCTGACCGCCGACCAGCGCCGCCGGGGTGTGGTGGCGGCCAGCGCCGGCAACCACGCACAGGGTGTCGCGCTCGCCGCCGGGCTGCTGGAGACCGCCGCGACGGTCTTCATGCCGGTCGGCGCCCCGCTGCCGAAGGTCACCGCCACCAAGAACTACGGCGCGCGGGTGGAGTTCGCCGGCACGACGGTCGACGAGGCGCTGGTCGCGGCCCGCGCGTTCGCCGACGACACCGGCGCGATCCTGATCCATCCGTTCGATCACCCGGACGTCATCGCCGGTCAGGGCACCGTCGCGCTGGAGATCCTCGACCAGTGTCCCGAGGTCGCCACGATCGTCACCAGCGTCGGTGGCGGTGGCCTGGTCTCCGGGATAGCGGTCGCGGCCAAAGCGATCAACCCGGCCGTACGGGTGATCGGGGTGCAGGCGGCGAGCGCGGCGGCCTACCCGGCGTCGCTGGCGGCCGGGGCGCCGGTACGGCTGGACCATTTCGTCACCATCGCTGACGGGATCGCGGTCGGCCGGCCCGGCGATTTGACCTTCGCGCACGTCGAACAGCTGGTCGACGAGATCGTCACGGTGACCGAGGAGGACATCTCCCGGGCTCTGCTGATGCTGTTGGAGCGGGGTAAGCAGGTCGTCGAGCCGGCCGGCGCGGCCGGGGTGGCCGCACTGCTGGCCGGTGTCGTGCGCCCGCAGACTCCGGTGGTGGCGGTGTTGTCCGGCGGCAACATCGACCCGCTTCTGCTGCTGCGCGTGATCGAACACGGTCTGGCCGCCGCCGGGCGGTACCTGCGGTTCACCGTCCGCTGCGGGGACAGCCCGGGTCAGTTGGCGACGTTGCTGTCGCTGATCGCCGAACGCCGAGCGAACGTGGTGGACGTCGAGCATCAGCGTCGCAATCCACGGCTGCGGTTCGGTGAGGTCGAAGTCGAGCTTTCCGTGGAGACGCGCGGGCCGGAGCATTCGGCGGCGCTGGTCGACGAGCTGCGGGGTCACGGCTACCAGGTGACGTTCGCCGCAACGGGTGCGGCCGGTGTGGCCGGGGACTAG
- a CDS encoding helix-turn-helix transcriptional regulator, whose protein sequence is MSQTGETLRKARESAGISLARMAVLSHFSKGHLSNVEAGRRTATPDVVTAYEQVLGDHMRRRGLITGLAAGVVAPAAVSELIHRGFTAALGAGAGEEQWRERADSLGRDYMSVGAAELQDRLAGDLVVLQQHLGTPAMWGLAARFLSVYGKTTGEAREAIRWYRMAAVAADRSDDTDVRVWVRGRAALALGYEGVALGVSDDLADQAIALADRPSLGRLNALMAKAHVAGVRGDHRDAVTHLDAARRVFDRTGSTEQISDFAVPEWRMATFTSMLLSRLGDPGAVEAQEWADRTRPASLPRFATHIELHRGLLLVKSGDQAEGVRYARSALAGLPAAKHSQSLRLILREVERAAA, encoded by the coding sequence ATGAGCCAGACGGGTGAGACGCTGAGGAAGGCCCGGGAATCCGCCGGTATCAGTCTGGCCAGAATGGCGGTGCTCAGTCACTTCAGCAAGGGCCATCTGTCGAACGTCGAGGCGGGGCGGCGGACCGCGACACCCGACGTGGTGACCGCCTACGAACAGGTGTTGGGGGATCATATGCGGCGTCGGGGGCTGATCACCGGTCTGGCAGCCGGGGTGGTGGCACCCGCTGCCGTGTCCGAGCTGATCCACCGCGGCTTCACCGCGGCGCTCGGGGCGGGCGCGGGCGAAGAGCAATGGCGGGAACGCGCCGACAGCCTCGGCCGTGACTACATGTCCGTCGGAGCCGCCGAGTTGCAGGACCGGCTCGCCGGTGACCTGGTGGTCCTCCAGCAGCATCTCGGCACGCCGGCGATGTGGGGACTGGCCGCCCGGTTTCTCAGCGTCTACGGCAAGACCACCGGGGAGGCCAGGGAGGCCATCCGGTGGTACCGGATGGCCGCGGTCGCCGCCGACCGCAGCGACGACACCGACGTACGGGTCTGGGTACGAGGCCGAGCGGCTCTCGCACTGGGCTACGAGGGGGTCGCGCTGGGGGTCTCCGACGATCTGGCCGATCAGGCGATCGCGCTAGCCGACCGGCCGTCGCTCGGTCGGCTCAACGCGCTGATGGCCAAGGCCCATGTCGCCGGAGTACGAGGTGACCACCGGGACGCGGTAACCCACCTCGACGCCGCCCGCCGGGTGTTCGACCGTACGGGTTCCACCGAACAGATCTCCGACTTCGCGGTGCCGGAGTGGCGGATGGCCACCTTCACCAGCATGCTGCTGTCTCGACTGGGCGACCCTGGTGCGGTCGAAGCCCAGGAGTGGGCGGACCGGACGCGCCCGGCGAGTCTGCCCCGGTTCGCCACCCACATCGAGCTGCATCGCGGATTGCTGCTGGTGAAGTCGGGCGACCAGGCCGAGGGGGTACGGTACGCTCGCTCGGCGCTGGCCGGCCTGCCGGCGGCCAAGCACAGCCAGTCGTTGCGGCTGATACTGCGCGAGGTGGAGCGCGCCGCCGCCTGA
- the msrA gene encoding peptide-methionine (S)-S-oxide reductase MsrA, whose translation MFLRPMKASLPAPGQALPGRDLPIPVADRHAVLGTPMVGPWPANARVAVFGMGCFWGAERLFWTLPGVISTSAGYAGGQTPNPTYEEVCSGGTGHAEVVQVVYDPDTIGYADLLKVFWENHDPTQGMRQGNDVGTQYRSTIYTTDAEQLAEATASRTAFGPVVAAAGRGGITTEIGPLGEYYYAEDYHQQYLHKNPGGYCNHGPNGMTCPVGVARVG comes from the coding sequence GTGTTCCTACGACCGATGAAGGCCAGCTTGCCCGCACCGGGTCAGGCGCTCCCAGGGCGGGATCTGCCGATCCCGGTCGCGGACCGGCACGCGGTGCTCGGCACCCCGATGGTCGGCCCGTGGCCGGCGAACGCCCGGGTCGCGGTCTTCGGGATGGGCTGTTTCTGGGGGGCCGAGCGGCTGTTCTGGACGCTGCCCGGGGTGATCTCGACCTCCGCCGGCTACGCCGGTGGCCAGACCCCGAACCCGACCTACGAAGAGGTCTGCTCCGGCGGCACCGGCCACGCCGAGGTGGTCCAGGTCGTGTACGACCCGGACACGATCGGATATGCCGACCTGCTGAAGGTCTTCTGGGAAAATCACGACCCGACCCAGGGGATGCGGCAGGGCAACGACGTCGGTACCCAGTACCGGTCGACGATCTACACGACCGACGCCGAGCAGCTGGCTGAGGCGACGGCGTCGCGTACGGCGTTCGGCCCGGTGGTCGCCGCCGCCGGTCGGGGTGGGATCACCACGGAGATCGGTCCCCTGGGCGAGTACTACTACGCGGAGGACTACCACCAGCAGTACCTGCACAAGAACCCCGGCGGATACTGCAACCACGGGCCGAACGGCATGACCTGCCCGGTGGGGGTCGCCCGGGTCGGCTGA